The following are encoded in a window of Streptomyces sp. SAT1 genomic DNA:
- a CDS encoding MaoC family dehydratase, with translation MAEPRIFTSADELRAAVGEQLGYTDWLEVDQKRIDLFAEATGDHQWIHVDPEKAAAGPFGTTIAHGYLTLSLLPLFGPQLIRVEGVKMGVNYGTEKVRFPSPVPVGSRLRATASITGVRDVEGGVQVSVAFTVEREGGDKPVCVAESVSRYYL, from the coding sequence ATGGCAGAGCCGAGGATCTTCACCTCCGCCGACGAGCTGAGGGCGGCGGTGGGCGAGCAGCTGGGGTACACCGACTGGCTGGAGGTCGACCAGAAGCGGATCGACCTGTTCGCCGAGGCGACCGGCGACCACCAGTGGATCCACGTGGACCCGGAGAAGGCCGCGGCGGGCCCCTTCGGCACGACCATCGCGCACGGCTATCTGACCCTGTCGCTGCTCCCGCTGTTCGGGCCGCAGCTGATCCGGGTCGAGGGCGTGAAGATGGGCGTCAACTACGGCACCGAGAAGGTGCGCTTCCCCTCCCCCGTGCCGGTCGGCTCCCGGCTGCGCGCCACGGCGTCGATCACCGGCGTGCGCGACGTCGAGGGCGGGGTGCAGGTGAGCGTCGCCTTCACCGTGGAGCGCGAGGGCGGCGACAAGCCGGTGTGCGTGGCGGAGTCGGTCTCCCGCTACTACCTCTGA
- a CDS encoding TetR/AcrR family transcriptional regulator produces the protein MSTAQETAGGDAQPWAEVTPDAARRLLVAAVEAFAERGYHATTTRDIAGRAGMSPAALYIHYKTKEELLHRISRIGHEKALEILRTAARREGSATERLADAVSSFVRWHARGRTTARVVQYELDSLGPDARAEILALRRLVDAEVRAVVEEGVAAGEFDVPDVRGTTLAVLSLCIDVARWFNVEGPRTPEEVGALYADLVLRMVRARPDAARP, from the coding sequence ATGAGTACGGCGCAGGAGACGGCCGGCGGGGACGCGCAGCCGTGGGCCGAGGTCACCCCCGACGCGGCCCGGCGGCTGCTCGTGGCCGCGGTGGAGGCCTTCGCCGAGCGGGGCTACCACGCGACGACGACCCGCGACATCGCCGGCCGGGCCGGGATGAGCCCCGCCGCGCTCTACATCCACTACAAGACCAAGGAAGAGCTGCTCCACCGCATCAGCCGCATCGGCCACGAGAAGGCACTGGAGATCCTGCGCACGGCCGCCCGGCGCGAGGGCAGCGCCACCGAGCGGCTCGCGGACGCCGTCAGCTCCTTCGTCCGCTGGCACGCACGCGGGCGCACCACCGCGCGCGTCGTGCAGTACGAACTCGACTCCCTCGGCCCGGACGCCCGCGCCGAGATCCTCGCGCTGCGCCGCCTGGTCGACGCCGAGGTGCGCGCGGTCGTCGAGGAGGGGGTGGCCGCGGGCGAGTTCGACGTCCCGGACGTGCGCGGCACGACGCTGGCCGTGCTCTCCCTGTGCATCGACGTCGCCCGCTGGTTCAACGTCGAGGGGCCCCGCACGCCGGAGGAGGTCGGCGCGCTCTACGCCGACCTCGTGCTGCGCATGGTCAGGGCCCGGCCGGACGCCGCTCGGCCGTAG
- a CDS encoding YiaA/YiaB family inner membrane protein: MSDTPVKHQNTAAFYGQAVASFAIAMAATAIGIFRLDANAWVRSFLAIAVLYLVTSAFTLAKVIRDRQEAGQIVSRVDQARLDRLLSEHDPFEKI; this comes from the coding sequence ATGAGTGACACACCGGTCAAGCACCAGAACACGGCCGCCTTCTACGGCCAGGCCGTCGCCTCCTTCGCCATCGCCATGGCGGCCACCGCCATCGGCATCTTCCGGCTGGACGCCAACGCCTGGGTGCGGTCCTTCCTCGCCATCGCCGTCCTCTACCTCGTCACCTCCGCCTTCACCCTCGCCAAGGTGATCCGGGACCGGCAGGAGGCCGGGCAGATCGTCAGCAGAGTCGACCAGGCCCGGCTGGACAGGCTGCTCTCCGAGCACGACCCCTTCGAGAAGATCTGA
- a CDS encoding acyl-CoA dehydrogenase family protein: MHLGLSEEQTAVRQLARDFVAREIAPHVVAWDRAEEVDRGIVKKLGEVGFLGLTIDEEYGGSGGDHLAYCLVTEELGRGDSSVRGIVSVSLGLVAKTIAAWGDAEQKRRWLPGLTSGAYVGCFGLTEPGTGSDAGSLTTRAVRDGDDFVLDGAKMFITNGTWADVVLLFARSTDAPGHKGVSAFLVPTDTPGLTRRTVHGKLGLRGQATAELVLEGVRVPASALLGEEGKGFSVAMSALAKGRMSVAAGCVGIAQAALDAAVRYAGEREQFGKPIARHQLVQELISDIAVDVDAARLLTWRVADLVDRGQPFAVESSKAKLFASEAAVRAANNALQVFGGYGYIDEYPVGKLLRDARVMTLYEGTSQIQKLVIGRALTGVSAF, translated from the coding sequence ATGCATCTCGGGCTCAGCGAGGAGCAGACAGCGGTACGGCAGCTCGCCCGGGACTTCGTCGCACGGGAGATCGCCCCTCACGTCGTCGCCTGGGACCGCGCCGAGGAGGTGGACCGGGGCATCGTGAAGAAGCTCGGCGAGGTCGGCTTCCTCGGGCTGACCATCGACGAGGAGTACGGCGGCTCGGGCGGCGACCACCTCGCGTACTGCCTGGTCACCGAGGAGCTGGGCCGCGGCGACTCCTCCGTGCGCGGCATCGTCTCCGTCTCGCTCGGCCTGGTCGCCAAGACGATCGCCGCCTGGGGCGACGCGGAGCAGAAGCGGCGCTGGCTGCCGGGCCTGACCTCCGGCGCGTACGTCGGCTGCTTCGGCCTCACCGAGCCCGGCACCGGCTCCGACGCGGGCAGCCTCACCACCCGGGCCGTGCGCGACGGCGACGACTTCGTCCTCGACGGCGCGAAGATGTTCATCACCAACGGCACCTGGGCCGACGTCGTGCTGCTGTTCGCCCGCTCCACCGACGCCCCCGGCCACAAGGGCGTCTCCGCCTTCCTGGTGCCCACCGACACCCCGGGCCTGACCCGCCGCACCGTGCACGGCAAGCTCGGGCTGCGCGGCCAGGCCACCGCCGAACTGGTCCTGGAGGGCGTGCGCGTCCCCGCCTCCGCCCTGCTGGGCGAGGAGGGCAAGGGCTTCTCGGTCGCGATGTCGGCGCTGGCCAAGGGGCGGATGTCCGTGGCCGCGGGCTGCGTCGGCATCGCGCAGGCCGCCCTCGACGCGGCCGTGCGGTACGCGGGCGAGCGCGAGCAGTTCGGCAAGCCCATCGCCCGCCACCAGCTCGTCCAGGAGCTGATCAGCGACATCGCCGTGGACGTGGACGCCGCCCGGCTGCTGACCTGGCGGGTCGCCGACCTCGTCGACCGCGGGCAGCCGTTCGCCGTCGAGTCGTCCAAGGCGAAGCTGTTCGCCTCGGAGGCCGCCGTGCGCGCGGCCAACAACGCCCTCCAGGTCTTCGGCGGCTACGGCTACATCGACGAGTACCCGGTGGGCAAACTGCTGCGCGACGCCCGGGTGATGACCCTCTACGAGGGCACGAGCCAGATCCAGAAGCTGGTCATCGGACGGGCGCTGACGGGCGTCTCGGCCTTCTGA
- a CDS encoding TetR/AcrR family transcriptional regulator: MARPRKPLLSTDRIVATARELVDAEGLAAVSTRRLAAELGVSGPSLYNHFRTKDEILEAVADSVSAQVDLSMFEDGRDWRTALHDWAVSYRAALRAHPNIVPVLAHGPGRRPAALRLADAVYGAMVDAGWPPAQATSVGALMRYFVMGSALGSFAAGFPDDAGAYDPADYPHLGQAHLLAEQQEKIDERAFETGLAALLDGLAHQYEQARAEA, encoded by the coding sequence ATGGCCCGACCGCGCAAGCCCCTCCTCAGCACCGACCGCATCGTCGCGACGGCGCGGGAGCTGGTGGACGCGGAGGGCCTGGCCGCCGTCTCCACCCGCCGGCTCGCGGCCGAACTGGGCGTCAGCGGCCCCTCGCTCTACAACCACTTCCGCACCAAGGACGAGATCCTGGAGGCGGTCGCGGACTCGGTCAGCGCCCAGGTCGACCTGTCGATGTTCGAGGACGGGCGCGACTGGCGCACCGCGCTGCACGACTGGGCCGTCTCCTACCGGGCCGCCCTGCGCGCGCACCCCAACATCGTCCCGGTCCTCGCGCACGGCCCCGGCCGCCGCCCGGCCGCGCTGCGCCTGGCCGACGCCGTCTACGGGGCGATGGTCGACGCGGGCTGGCCGCCCGCGCAGGCCACCTCGGTCGGCGCGCTGATGCGCTACTTCGTCATGGGCTCCGCGCTCGGCTCCTTCGCCGCCGGTTTCCCGGACGACGCGGGCGCCTACGACCCCGCCGACTACCCCCACCTCGGCCAGGCCCATCTGCTCGCCGAGCAGCAGGAGAAGATCGACGAACGCGCCTTCGAGACCGGGCTCGCGGCCCTGCTGGACGGGCTGGCGCACCAGTACGAGCAGGCCCGCGCCGAGGCGTAG
- a CDS encoding ArsR/SmtB family transcription factor — MTPKDPQAPALAALAGLIADESRAACLLALLDGRAWTAGELARRAGVAASTLSAHLDRLVAGGLLAQERQGRHRYVRLADARAAQLVEDLAARAAPAARRPRTLREAGAGSAMARGRTCYDHLAGRLGIAVTDALTARGLLRADAGAGTGGTAPGSTGSGGTGTGGTRSGGTGSGGTGTGFALTDAGLGWFASAGIALDRRGRRPLARACLDWTERRPHLAGAAGAALCRHALDTGWCERIGSERAVRVTPAGAAALSGLLGIEHTALA, encoded by the coding sequence ATGACCCCCAAGGATCCGCAGGCACCCGCGCTGGCGGCGCTCGCCGGGCTGATCGCCGACGAGAGCCGCGCCGCCTGTCTGCTGGCGCTGCTCGACGGACGGGCCTGGACGGCCGGTGAGCTGGCCCGGCGCGCGGGCGTGGCCGCCTCCACGCTCAGCGCGCATCTGGACCGGCTCGTCGCGGGCGGCCTGCTCGCCCAGGAGCGGCAGGGCCGCCACCGGTACGTCCGCCTCGCCGACGCGCGGGCGGCCCAGCTGGTGGAGGACCTGGCCGCGCGGGCGGCGCCCGCGGCCCGCCGTCCGCGCACCCTGCGCGAGGCGGGCGCCGGTTCCGCGATGGCCCGGGGCCGCACCTGCTACGACCATCTCGCCGGGCGCCTCGGCATCGCGGTGACGGACGCGCTGACCGCGCGCGGCCTGCTGCGGGCGGACGCCGGCGCGGGCACCGGCGGTACGGCCCCGGGCAGTACGGGCTCCGGTGGCACGGGGACGGGTGGCACGAGGTCCGGCGGTACGGGGTCCGGCGGTACGGGCACCGGGTTCGCGCTCACGGACGCGGGGCTGGGGTGGTTCGCCTCGGCGGGCATCGCGCTGGACCGGCGGGGGCGGCGCCCGCTCGCCCGCGCCTGCCTGGACTGGACGGAGCGCCGCCCCCATCTGGCGGGCGCGGCGGGCGCCGCCCTGTGCCGGCACGCCCTGGACACCGGCTGGTGCGAGCGCATCGGCTCGGAGCGCGCCGTACGGGTCACCCCGGCCGGCGCCGCCGCCCTGTCCGGACTGCTCGGCATCGAGCACACGGCACTGGCCTGA
- a CDS encoding DMT family transporter, whose translation MMREHQVLTPSRLAAGAAAVTVVLWASAFVSIRSAGAAYSPGALALGRLLAGAVALGALCLVRREGWPPREAWRGIALSGLLWFGFYMVALNWGEQRVDAGTAALVVNVGPLLIALLGARLLGDRMPPRLLAGMGVSFAGAVTVGLSMSGAGGSSVVGVVLCLLAAVGYAFGVVAQKPALGRASVLQVTTFGCLVGAVACLPFAGQLVHEAARAPLTATLNVVYLGLFPTALAFTTWAYALARTSATRMGATTYAVPALVVLMSWLVLGEVPGLLTLGGGVLCLAGVAVSRSRPRRRPAAESLPEADRAEADRPEADAGTARPRPEQVR comes from the coding sequence ATGATGCGTGAACACCAGGTCCTGACCCCGTCCCGACTGGCGGCCGGTGCCGCCGCGGTCACCGTGGTGCTGTGGGCCTCCGCCTTCGTCTCGATCCGCAGCGCGGGAGCCGCGTACTCGCCCGGGGCGCTGGCGCTCGGACGCCTGCTGGCCGGAGCCGTGGCGCTGGGGGCGCTGTGCCTGGTGCGGCGGGAGGGGTGGCCGCCGCGGGAGGCGTGGCGCGGGATCGCGCTGTCGGGTCTGCTGTGGTTCGGCTTCTACATGGTGGCGCTCAACTGGGGTGAGCAGCGGGTGGACGCCGGGACGGCCGCCCTGGTGGTGAATGTCGGCCCGCTGCTGATCGCCCTGCTCGGCGCGCGGCTGCTGGGCGACCGGATGCCGCCGCGGCTGCTGGCGGGCATGGGGGTGTCGTTCGCCGGCGCGGTGACGGTGGGGCTCTCGATGTCCGGGGCGGGCGGTTCCTCGGTGGTGGGCGTGGTGCTGTGCCTGCTCGCGGCCGTCGGTTACGCCTTCGGGGTCGTCGCGCAGAAGCCCGCGCTGGGCCGGGCGAGCGTCCTCCAGGTGACCACCTTCGGGTGCCTGGTCGGCGCGGTGGCGTGTCTGCCGTTCGCCGGGCAGCTCGTCCACGAGGCGGCCCGCGCGCCGCTGACCGCCACGCTCAACGTGGTCTATCTCGGCCTGTTCCCGACCGCCCTCGCCTTCACCACCTGGGCGTACGCCCTCGCCCGGACGAGCGCGACCCGGATGGGCGCGACCACGTACGCCGTGCCCGCGCTGGTGGTGCTGATGTCGTGGCTGGTGCTGGGCGAGGTGCCCGGACTGCTGACGCTGGGCGGCGGGGTGCTGTGCCTGGCGGGTGTGGCGGTGTCCCGCTCGCGCCCGCGGAGGCGGCCGGCGGCGGAGTCCCTGCCGGAGGCGGACCGGGCGGAGGCGGACAGGCCGGAGGCGGACGCGGGGACGGCCCGGCCGCGTCCCGAGCAGGTGCGCTGA